In Alkalicoccobacillus plakortidis, the genomic stretch CGCAAGCGCCCTAGAAGCAGCATCACTTAAAGACATTCGCAAAGGGATACACACATTGCTCGACTCAAGAAATCCCGATGTTTGGATGCTTTTTGGTACCCTACCTTTTTATCCATGTAGTGATAATTCTGAAGACCTTGCACTACAAGAGAAGCTGTTTCAAGCAAAAAACGTCACGGTTCGTAATGATCCGGACGGTCGATCAAGATTAAATATTAACATTTTTGATGGTTCCATTATTGTGACAGACTTTGGTGACACACCTGAGCTAGGAAATGTCCAGGATACACCACTACAGCAGGCATATGACACGTGGATGCGCTCTGATATTGGTCGCTCTGTACAATGTCATTGTCCCGCTGTTCAATGCCTTGGACCAAATATATTAGTGAAAGATGCGTATTATCCAGAGGTGGATTTCTTAAAACGCAGTTCAAATTTATCCTTGTAACTCAAGAGTTAATTTTTAGCCATGTATGTGAACGAAAGGTAATCCTGCACAGGAATCCAAGCACCAATGCCTTGCTGGGTAATGTTCTTCACTTCAAGTCTTTTTTTACCACCTTTAACAACCACATATACTTCGCCATAGGTTACGTTTCCTTTCTCGTGAATGGCTGGAACGTAGCTATGCAAATAACCGACCTGCTGTGTGGATACATTGTAGGTCTGATTTTTGCGTGTGCCTTGTCCGATCACCGTATCAAATGATAAAGGCAAACCGGTGGTCTCGCCAGCATGAATCATCATCATTTTGCGAACTGCCTCTGCGTTTGGAATAGCAGCCGTTAACCCTCCTGTTACCTTTTTCTGCTGATCTTGTGAATAGGTCATTTGTGCAGGAGATTGCGCACCGCGGTTGTCTAGATAATTTGTGTTGACCTTTTGATATTGCCAGTTCACCTCTGTACCAGCTGTTTCATATGCGAGTGGCCATTCACCAAGATAAACAGAAACCCTCAGCCCGATCCCAAGCAGCGGGTTGCCTATGTGAGATTCATTTAATAAACGAATGAGGTCAGGGTTTGTGATTTTTTCATCCGTTGAATTAAGAAATTCTTGTGCCAACTCACTGGGGTGTAAATAAGGCAAATCCTGTGTCCCATTTGAATACGTATTTTCTTTTGAAATAGACAGTGCTGAATCAGGAATTTTGTATGGATTTTCTGCCTTATCTTCAGCATTGGCATATGGTTGAAAAGTGAGAATTAATGCTGTCATCAATAAAGTCATGAATACACGTCGTTTCATTCAATCTCTACCTCCTGTTTTTTATGGAGATAGTTTATACCAAGTGTCAAAAAAATATGTAATCCTGCTCGTTCTTACTGTTTTTGTGGAGGTTCAAGGAAATGAAAGAAAATCGTCCCGGCTATCGCTTTACCATGCTTATTGTGATGGTAGCCATTGCTGGTTTTGCTCAAGGTATGTTATTGCCCTTATTATCCATAATGCTTGAAGAAGCCGGAGTTTCCTCTTCATTAAATGGGTTAAACGCTACCGCCTTATATATTGGCGTTCTGCTTGCTTCCCCATTTATTGAACGGCCTGTTCGTACTTTTGGTTACAAACCTGTTATTACAATAGGGTTGATTGTGATGACCATTAGCTTGTTACTTCTGCCCTTGTGGACCTTCTTTTGGTTCTGGTTTGTGGTACGTATGGTCATTGGCATTGCTGATAATATGGTTCACTTTGCCACTCAGGTATGGATTACTTCTACAAGTACGGCTCGTAATCGTGGTCGTAATATTTCGATCTATGGTCTTGCATTTGGACTTGGTTTTGGATCTGGTCCATTAATGATTAATTTACTTATGATTGCTGAATGGCTACCCTTTGTTATCTCTGCAGCCTTAACTTTTATAACATGGATATTCGTTTCTAGACTCGTGAATGAATTTCCCTCGGAAGAATTGGATACACGTGGACCAAAAACAACGTGGGGAAGATATCGTTCTGTTGTTAAATTAGCTTGGTTTTCATTGCTACCTGGTTTCGCTTATGGATATTTAGAAGCATCTCTTCATGGTAATTATCCAGTGTACGCCTTACGGTCAGGTTTAAGTATTGATCAGGTCTCGCTGCTTCTGCCAGCGTTTGTTGTTGGCGGTTTGATCACTCAGATTCCATTAGGCTTAGCTAGTGATAAATTTGGCCGGAAAATCATTTTGCTTTCCATTGCCTCCTTAGGAAGTGTCTGTTTTTTTCTAATGATTGCTGTTGAGCATTCACCTTCAATCTTGTTCATCTTATTTATAGCAGGTGGAGGCTGTGTGGGCTCGCTTTATTCGTTGGGTGTGGCGTATATGGCTGATTTGGTCCCTACTCACCTTTTGCCTACAGCAAATGTGATGATGGCTGTTAGCTTTGGACTCGGTAGTATAACTGGACCTTTAATTGGTGGTTGGTCTATCGAATTATTTGAACATGGAAGCATCTATTATTCAATTGGAGGAATGCTGATTTTACTTGTAGGAGCAGGGTTTCTTTTCCGCCATCAACATGAAGCACAAACAATATAAAAGCAAAAAAAACGGCAGCGATTAGCTGCCGTTTTTGTTCCTGTTCACGAAAAAAGAGGATTTATTCAAATAACAATTTGGGGTCGAATCGATTATTGTCCTTCACAGGGACACCTCACTTCTCCATTGTTTGTTAAAAACAATTTTGAAATTCATCATCACTGTACATTCGTATCACCTCATAAGAAGTATACTAACAAAACGCTTCTATCCTATTGCTTGTTGAACATCAACTTAATCGAGTCAGGACCCGGAAGCAGATAAACTGCGTTCCGTAAACCTAGTATGTGCGTGTTTTTATTGCTTATTCGTCATTTTGATGATTTTTTAAGTATTTTACTTCTATCGCAGCTTCCTTTGCCGATTCAATGGCTTCCTTAGAGCTGATTCGAATATGATTCGCCGTATCAGATAGCTTTCTAAAATCAGCTGATAAATCAGATATAATGGTTGAAACTTCAGTAGCTGTTTCCTTTACTTGATCGATGATATCCTCTCGATTGTCACGAATAAAAACAAAGGTATCCGTTGTAGCTTCTTTAAGATTTTTAGCTTCCTGACAAACCTGATCACGCCACTTTTTCTTGGATAAGATGGTCGCAACTCCAATAACCGCTACCCCACCAATAATGAGTGACGTACATACTCCAGATGAACATGATTTTTTCTTCAACTATGATTCCTCCTTTGAACCTTGATTGTTCTAATCATATCAATAACGAGCCACAAAATAAAAGGCAAGTCCCTTTTAACCATAAAAAAAGCAACCACTCTACTCAGCAGTTGCTTTTACGATTAATTATATGCCTCTACAAGTAACTCATCCGTTTCCAATAATTCAAATTCATTATGAGGTTTCTTTTTTAATTCCTTTAATTCTGTTCTCATCTGTTCAATTTGTTTCTCCATTAATTCGATACGTTTCTTCTCTGACATTGTCATTTGATCTCCCCCATATCTCATCTGACTGAACAGTCGCTCAGATTAACCTTTTAAAAAAAGTCCGTTCCCATTAGTTATTAGAATCATAGTAACAATTTTCGCGCAATTTGTAAAGCCTCTTTCATTCTTTTATATTCGCCTTTTTTCGACTTTGTGTGTTAATTTTAAAAATTGTCATAATTTTATGTTTGAAAGATAATCTAACGTGCTATACTGTAGCTATATCCTAAACTAATGGTAAGGTGATACCTATGAGAAAACAATTTGTGCGATTTGAAGATCTTATGGATCAAAATCGATCAGAACTATTAAATGATGAGGACGCGCTTGACCGCCTCGACGATCGTTTGGATGCAAGAAATGCAGAGAAAGAACTGCGCAAACTAAAAAAAGCTGAACAGAACTAACGAACCTGCTTTTAACATGCTTTGAGCCCTCTAGCTCAGAGCATGTTTTTTTATGCTGCCATTCTTCAAAAAACTTCCTTTGCATGTGCATATTTCCCCTTCTTTTACACAAGGTAGAACTAACTACGCTTGAGAGGGTTGAAGTCATTGGATAGTGTACTACTGTCAAGAATGCTTTTTGGGTCATCAATGGCCTTCCATATTATATTCGCTACATTAACGGTTGGTATCACCTTAATGATCTTACTTGCAGAAATTATGAGGTTAATTAAGAAGGACGATGATTATGCGTTACTCGCCAAACGTTGGACTAAAGGTGCGGCTGTTCTTCTTGGTGTTGCAATCCCCTCTGGAACAATCGTTGCGGTTATGCTTTCACTTCTCTGGCCACATTTTATGGCAATTGTTGGTGAAGTAATTGCTTTGCCTTTTCAAATTGAGATCTTTGCCTTTTTCTTAGAGGCGTTGTTTCTTTCAATCTATGTGTACGCCGCTGACCGCTTAGGACCAGTTACACGATTGATTGCTGTCTTTTTTGTTGCTTTTGGGGCTTCAGCCTCTGCTATTCTTATCACAAATGCACACGCTTGGATGAACACACCTCGTGGATTTGATCTAGTTGACGGTCAGGTTGTAAATGTTGACCCTCTTGCTGCGATTAAAGCTCCAAGTTTTTTAGTAACAGCAAACCATGTGGTAGGCACTGCATTTATGACTGGTGCATTTGTTCTTGTAGCAGTTGCTGCGTATAAATTGTTACATAATCAGCTGTCAAAAAGAGAAATCACTTATCACCGAAAGGGATTATTATTGTCTTTAATCGTTGCTTTCATCATGTCTTCATATACAGCTTTGTCTGGTCATGAAACAGCTGTCATGTTATATGAGGAATTACCTATCAAACTTGCCGCATCTGAAGGTTTATTTAATACAACCGACAACGCAGCTCTCACTGTATTTGGCACGCCAAGTATTGAAGCAGAAGGTGTAATTGGCGGAATCGAAATACCCGGCATGCTGAGTTGGATTGCGACAGGCTCTACTGACGGAGTGATCCAGGGTTTAAATGAATTTCCACAGGATGAATGGCCACCATTGTTTATCCACACACTCTTTAACGTAATGGTAGCGATTGGCTTCACCTTACTTGGCTTAGCGGCTCTTGGCCTGGTAATTTGGTTCCTTCGTCGAAAACAAGAAGGTGTGATTTTTCCAAAATGGTTGCTTGTTGCCTTTGTTGCCTGTGGCCCACTTGCGGTTATCGGTATTGAAACAGGCTGGATTTACAGTTGTACAGGTAGACAGCCTTGGACAATCTACGGTATCCAACGAACTGTAGATGCTGCAACGAACTCAGGTAATTTAGGCATTTTATTCTTCTTGTTTTCTGTCCTTTACATTTTTCTGTTAGTACTCACTGCTTTAGTGATGTACTTCTATTTCAAACGAAACCCAGTATCAGATGAATTTCATTCTTCATCTGAACAGCTAAATAGCTAAAAAAGGAGCGACTAAAATGGACTCCATGTATATTGCCCTTCTCATCATCTGGGCGTTTCTGTTTATTTATTCCATTGCTGGCTCAATCGATTTCGGAGCCGGATTTTGGGCTATGTATTATCAAAACAGGACTGACACCGAATCATCTAGCATTGCAAATCGTTACCTTTCTCCTTCTTGGGAAGTCACAAATGTATTTCTTGTTTTGTTAGTTGTCGCTTTTGTAGGATTTTTCCCTGGAGGAGCCTCCTCTCTTGGAACTCTAATGATTGTACCTTTTTGTCTTGTGTTGATCCTGCTTACCATACGAAGTGCCTTTATGGTGTATTCACATAGTGTGCAACGATACACGCGGTTATTTACAATTTTCTCTGGAGTAACTGGTCTGTTAATTCCTGCACTATTAATCACCATTCTACCTGCTGCAATTGGCGGTTATGTAATGGATGATGGTGTAAACCAATACATTCTAGTTGATCGATTATTCTCAAGCTCGACCTTTTACACGCATATTGGGTTTGGACTTGCAACTGAATTGTTTCTGTCCTCGCTATTATTAAGCGACTATGCGCGTGAGGCCAATTCGATGGAAACCTATCATACGTATAGAAGAAACGCGATGACTCTCGGACCCATCACCTTGGCGTTTGCAGCAGCGGCAATCTACACACTTATTCCTCACGCCCCATGGATGTTTGAGAACATTACCGAAAGTTGGCGTTTAGCTCTACTTGGTTTCTCCTTACTTGCCTTCTTAATTGGTTATAGTGCACTCTGGTGGCCTGCCAAAACGAAGAGAAAAATTGGACAACCGCGTTATGCCGTCGTTTTTATTATTATTCAATTTGGACTCGCAAGCTTTGCCTACAGCTCTGCTCAGCTTCCGTACTTGCTCTATCCAGATGTAACCGTCCAAGAAGCCTTTACAAACGAAACAATGTTTAGACTCCTACTCATTGGATACGCATGTGGCATGGCTGTATTAATACCAGTGTTTATTTGGTTTTGGAGATTGTTTATGAAAGATAAGAGGTATTTGTTAAAGTAAAAGAAAAGAAGCTCCCATCTCAAATGGGAAGCTTCTTTTTTTATTCTGCTCGTATTGATGGCTCCATGTTTGGAAGGTCTTTTCTCATTCTTTTTGATACAATTTTTCCAAATAAAGCAGCTAAAATTTGCTGAAATAAAGTCCCCATAATAACCGGAAGTGTCACAGCAGGAGGAAAGTATACAACGGCGATCGCTGCTCCAACACCAATATTTCTCATTCCACAATTAAACATGATACTGATTGAGGTTTCAGATGAAAAGCGTAACCATTTTGAAGCTACTAAAGCACTAAGATAGCCTAGGATAGCAAGGGTAAGGACAACAAAAAAGATACTAACAACCTTTGAATTAATTGACGTTAAATACGGTGCTGCAACCGATCCATTTAACATAATCACGGTTAAAAGACTCACCTTCGCAAAAGGCGCCAAACCTTTGCTCATCTTAATGATCTTACCTTTTCTAAGGGAATTCACAAAGATTCCTAACGCTGATGGAAGAATAACCATCATAATTAAACCACTCATTACTCCCCACGTATCTAGTGAAATCCGTCCGCCGATAAATAGTGTAAGCGTAAGCGGGACAATAAAAGGCGAAATGATCGTATTAATTAAAATAATAGCAAGCGTTAAAGAACGACTACCTTGATAAATCGCTACCCACATAAGTGTCACCACACCTGTCGGGATAGCAAAGGCAAGCAGTATGCCAGTAGTGGTCTCAATATCCCCTGGAAAAATAAGATGCCCAATTCCAAACGCTACAAGCGGCATAAACACCTGTAAAATAATTAAACTCACGATAATCGGAATCGGATAATGAACAACATTTCGAACATCCTTAGGACTAATCGCCACACTGCTAGCAAAAGTAATAAAAGCAAATATAAATGGAACCAAAAAAACATAACTTGCAAAAAACGTACTTAACAATACACCCGTCGCAACCGCAATAGGCGTCAAAAATGGCAGCGCCCGCTCAAGCGAACGATTTAGCGTTTCTAACATGGTATCTCTCCTACCATCGATTCTCTTTTATCTTAGTTTATCATACGAGGGAAGCAAGCTGGGAACCTGCGGCGGAGGTGTTGCTGGGTCTAGATGGGGAGCGTATGGCGATTTTCGCGCAATGGCGCTGGTTGGCGCGCATTTTTTGGATTTCCGCGCACGGGACCGTCGTTTCCGCGCATTTTTCACATTTCCGCGCACCGACCATCGGTTTCCGTGCATTTTTCACATTTCCGCGCACCAACCACCGGTTTCCGCGCATTCTCCACTTTCCCGCGCACCGACCACCAGTTTCCGCGCATTTTCCACTTTCCCGCGCACCGACCATCGGTTTCCGCGCATTTTTCACATTCCCGCGCACCTGCCCAAATCCCCCTCATCACAAACAAAAGAAACGCAGCAAATACTGCGTTTCTCTCCTTTTATACCTCTTCACTTAATCGGATAAATTCTTCTACATCCTTCAGTACTACGTCAATGGCTTGTTGCCAGAAGTCTGAGTCAGTAAGGTCTGCTTGAAGGTGTTTCTGCGCCAGATCTTCAACTGTCATGCTAGCAGTGTCTTCAAGCAATGAGATGTAAGCTTGCTCAAAAGATCCTCCGACGTCAGTTGCTTGTTTGTAGATGCCCAAGCTGAATAGGTACCCAAATGTATAAGGGAAGTTATAAAATGGCACATGTGTAATATGGAAATGAAGCTTTGAAGCCCAGAAGCTTGGTGAATACTCAGAGAGCTGATTCCCGTAGGCTTCTCGTTGTGCTTCTTCCATTAGTGCGTTTAATTCTTCAGCTGATAAACTTTTCTTTTTACGAGCTTCATAGAATCGTGTTTCAAATAAGAAACGAGCGTGAATGTTCATAAAGAATGCTAGAGCACGAGAAATTTTGTTCTCTAGTAAAGAAAGCTTTAATTGTTTATCCTCTGCTTCTGCCACTAATGCGTCTGCAACAATCGTTTCAGCAAAAGTAGATGCTGTTTCTGCCACGTTCATTGCATATTGACGAGCAAAAGGCTGTTTTTCTTTTAGACAATAACTATGGTAGGCATGTCCTAATTCGTGCGCAAGTGTCGCAACATTAGCCATTGACCCATCATAAGTCATAAAGATTCGTGATTGCTTTTTCAAAGGAAAACCTGTGCAGAATCCTCCTGGTCTTTTACCTGGACGATCTTCTGCTTCTATCCAACCATCACGCAAAGCTCCTTCTGTAAAATCAGCAAGTTCAGGGCTAAATGTACGGAAGTGCTTAATGATTAAATCACATGCTTCTTGATAGCTGATTTTTTTATCATTTTCAACTGGAAGCGGTGCTGTTACGTCGTGGAAGGAAAGTGTATCAACACCAAGTAGCTCAGCTTTTTTAGACATAAATGTATAAAATGCTGGCTTGTTTGCTGTAATCGTATCCCACATAGCATTCAGCGTTTTTTCTTGCATACGGTTATAAGAAAGTGGTTCTTTTAATACGTTTTCCCAGCCTCTTGCTTCATATAATTTTAGGCGGAAGCCAGCAAGATGGTTAATCGTTTGTGAGAATACATCCGATTCCTTTTGCCATGCAGCTTCATTTGCTTTGAATGCTTTTTCACGAACAGAGCGATCACTGCTATTCATTCGATTTTGAAGCTGACCAGCAGACAACTGTTTTGTCTCACCGTCTTCTTCAAATGGAATTTCTAGTCTTCCTACCGCTTGATTGTAGAAATTCCCCCATGCGTGGTAGCCATCAATCGCCAGACCTGCTGCGAGCTTTTCTTCTGCTGGAGAGAGCTTATCTTTTGCCTTTTGGCGTTTTTCTTCAAGGTTAAATGTTACTTCATTCAGTTCAGTACGTTCAGTTATCTCTTTAAAAGCAGCTTCATCTAGTTCGGCTAGCTTTTGTTCTAAACCTGCTAATAAATTTTGCTGCTGAGCACTAATCTCTAGTAGCTGTCCCTGCAACAGTAAGGATTGTTTATCCTTCACATTTTGTGCTGTTAGACAACTAACAAAACCACCTGCATGTTGATTTCTTAGTCCAACCTCTTGAATACGTACGAGGCCATTAACTAGCTCGTCCTGAGTCAGTTCACCATCAAGTTCAGTTTCTAAATGGCTAAGCTGTGTTTTTGTTTCTTCAAGAAATGCTTGAAATTCTGCTGAATCACTTCCACCTTCAAAAAATGTTTCTAGGTCCCAATTTTCTGGATAATGCATATGTATCTCCTCCTAAGTATTTCGGATTGCGTAATACTTAGTTTATCAAATTTTTCAGAAGATAGCATCTTTTAATTATCCGAGAAAAATAGCGCCATAGAGAAGTGAGCCTAAAATGACAAACGTTGGATGGACTTTAAACTTTTCTAATAGCAACAAACTAGCTACGATTAAAATGATAGTCTGAATCGCTCCAAGCTCCATCCCAAGAAGTTGCAAAGAAATCATAAGCAAGTAAACCAAGTAGAATCGCAATCGTTGGTTTAATCAACTTTGTAAGTAATTTGATCTTAGGTGAATCCTTAAATTTCAATAAAATTTTCAACAGAATAATCATTAAAAATACGGTTGGTGCTACCGTTGCAAATAACGCAATGGCTGCCCCAGGAATTCCAGCAACCTCATAGCCAATTTGACCAGCAAGCTTTGTTGCTATTGGACCTGGAAGAGCGTTTGCTAACGCCACTAGTTCACCAAAATCCTGTGTAGTCATCCAAGCCATACCGGTTAACAACCTCGTTTTGAATAAGTGGAATAGATGGAGGTCCTCCTCCGTACCCAACAATTCCAGGAATAAAAAATGCAATAAATAATTGAATTAAAACCATTAGGTCCTCCTCCTAGCCCGTTTGCTGTTCTTTTTCTTTCTTAGTTGGTTTAAATAGTGCATAGGCAATTAAAACAACAATAATAATAGCAGGATGAATCCCCAAAAACTGCATGCCTATTAAACTAACAACTGCCAAAACAATCGTCCCAATCCAACCAAGACTTTTCCCCGACTGTTTTGTAAATGTATACGTCATAACAAGAAGCATCACACCAACTACAGGTGTAACAGCCTGTGTCATTCCTTGTACGATTGGTGACTCACTGAATGATGTTAGAATGCTTATTAGAACAATAAGCATAACAACGGTTGGGATGATCGTAGCTAACAAGGCATTTAGCATACCTACCCATCCTCCAAGTCGATAGCCAATATAACCAGACATTTTTGTTGCTATTGGTCCTGGAAGAGTATTCCCAATCGCTAGAATATCAGCAAACTCTTCATCGTCCATCCACTTGTAACGCTTCACAACTTCATCGTGTACAAGAGGGATCGTAGATGGTCCCCCACCGTAGCCAAGCAATGTTGATCTAAAAAACGCAATAAAAAGATCCTTCTGTAGCTTCCAATTCATAAACCTTCCTCCTACCTATCAAACATAATCCTCTCTAATACTAATCGAATTATGAGCATCTGACAAACAAAAAAACGTTTCTTCCTAACAAAAGGTAAGAAACGTTCTAAATTCAATTACTTAAAGAAATTTATTGATTTTCGGGAAGACTCTAGTTGCGGTGTGATAAAAAAAGTCCTCATGAAATGATTCTGGGATCATATCTGCAAGCCATTCCATATATGGTTTCACTTGCACAAGTGGCCAATCGGTGCCAAACAGTAAGCGATCATAGCTGTCGCAATAAACTAACGCTTGGCGTAAGTGATCAAAATAACGATTGTCTCGATCAAAGTGTCTACCAACTCTTTCACCAGTTCCCACAATGAGTCCAGAAAGGTCTGCAAAGACATTCCGATTTTTATAGATCAATTCAGCAGCTGTTAAGCACCACGGGTCCCCAAAGTGCGCCATCATAAAGCGAACATCTCGATGCTCAACTGCTACTTCGTCAATGGACAAAGGATGAGAATACTTTAACAACCCTTTCTCAGCATATGTATCTCCCGTGTGATAAACAACAGGAATATCATATTGCTTAGCAAGCCTATATACAGGTTGATACACTTCATCATAAGCATAATAAGGGTAGTAACCGAGATATATTTTTATACCCACAACCCAATCCTTTTGCAGCTCTTCTTCTAATTCAACTAGCGATTTTTCTGTAAAAAGAAACGGATTGATGCCAATACAACACATAATCTGTTTCGGCCTCGTTTCTAGATCAAGACCCATTAAAGCTTGTGCGGACCGATCTGGAAACTCACCTGGAGAGGTCTCCACCACTCCCATTCCAATACCTAATACAACATTGGCATCCTTGTATTCCTTTAATAATCCCTCAGCGTTGTAAGAAATATCGGCTAAGTCTTTTGCCGTGTCCTTAAAAGATTGGATATTTGAAAAATGCAGGTGCGCATCAATGACTTTCATGATTACCCTCCATGAATCTAAGTTGTTTCAGCCACTCCCATCCAGATGTAGAGTGAAGTTCATCCGTAACACAATAGTAAGTAGGATTGGAACGAACCGATGCTGTATCTGGTGTAGCTGTATGTGTTTGACTCGTTTCATAAACCAACGCTTCTGCATTTGAGTAAATATCTGCGTCACCATTTGTCGGAATAATTGTTAGACCTTCAGTAGCCTTCTCATCCCATACTCGTAATATAGGACTTAACTGACTTCCCGATAATTCAATGCCTTCCTGCCCGGAAAATTTCCATTGCGTGTCTGATTCGTACGGAAAATACTTCAACAAAGCATTTTGTTTATCCAAAAACGAAACCGATCTAAATTCATCTGCTGTAAGCAATTGATTTGGATGACTAATTTCATAATAAGTCGCTACAATTGGACTTTGTGGTAACGTTAAATAAAACTGTCTAAGTTTCATTCCCATCCAATCCGGATGGTCGATGAAGTCTATATCAAGTTGAATACCTTTCCATTTATGGCCCCATTGATCTAATTGAGTAACAAATGAAGCGCTACGTGTTTGTTTTAATAAGGTATAGAGGTTGACGTTACCAGGTAGCGTATGAACGCCTCCACCCCATGGGTTCCACCAGGACTTCGGACCAGGCTTTGGAAACGAATGATCAAGCCACTCCTTTGTGTGTGTTGTAAGTGAATACATAGATGGGAAATATTCTGGTGCTACTTTAAAGGTTAACATACCATTTTTAAGTGTCCAAACCTTCTGTCCTTGCTCGTGATTGATTTCTTTTTGGATTTCTGATTGTTGCATCGGTATTGCTTTAACTGAGTACGTAGACTTACCCGCATCAGTTAAAATGGTTGTCTCTAGATTTGTGATCGTATTAGTAGATAGTTTTTGCTTAAAAGCTTGGCTCGATATGCCTTCAAGGTTCACCTTTTCTTCCAATTGATCATTCACTTTCACTTTTCCAGTTGTCACCTGCTTTGATGATGGCTTAGCTCAATCTCAATCTCATGACCAGGCGTAAAGAAGCCATGGTGTTTTGAAAAACTTAGATCAATTAGTTTACGAGTTGGCTGTTGTTTTAGATCCTGCTGAAATACTTGCCAATTAGCATACACATCTATATCAATCTTTAGCGGTTCAAACTCGTGCGTTACTCCAGGTTCTACTTCTTCTGCCTGCTGCTCCAATACTGCCTGCAAGCTAGGTGTATACAGGTTCGCGTTCTTTGGCCACTGCACGCCAAATGTATGGGAATCACCTTCAATAAAAAGCCATGGCTCACTTAATTGGTTGAGTGGCAATAACTCGAGTCCAACCGATTCATCAGCTTCAAGAATAGTCCCTTCTATTGGAAAGATCACTTTTTCTTCATTTAAATAAAATAACTGTCCCGTATCCAATTTGGTTAGAGCTGATTCGCCAGTATTCGTTACGTTTAAGGCAGCGGTTAACTGTCCATCATTTGACCAAGTTATGACTCGAGTAATTCTGCAATGTGGTTTTTCGAGTTGGTAGTTTAGCTTAAGGGTAACACCTTCTATATGTCGTTCCCACGTATAGCTGTCCCATGTTTTCTTCGCTAGATAATGCGAGGATGGTTTGCCAATAATGGGATGCA encodes the following:
- a CDS encoding M3 family oligoendopeptidase → MHYPENWDLETFFEGGSDSAEFQAFLEETKTQLSHLETELDGELTQDELVNGLVRIQEVGLRNQHAGGFVSCLTAQNVKDKQSLLLQGQLLEISAQQQNLLAGLEQKLAELDEAAFKEITERTELNEVTFNLEEKRQKAKDKLSPAEEKLAAGLAIDGYHAWGNFYNQAVGRLEIPFEEDGETKQLSAGQLQNRMNSSDRSVREKAFKANEAAWQKESDVFSQTINHLAGFRLKLYEARGWENVLKEPLSYNRMQEKTLNAMWDTITANKPAFYTFMSKKAELLGVDTLSFHDVTAPLPVENDKKISYQEACDLIIKHFRTFSPELADFTEGALRDGWIEAEDRPGKRPGGFCTGFPLKKQSRIFMTYDGSMANVATLAHELGHAYHSYCLKEKQPFARQYAMNVAETASTFAETIVADALVAEAEDKQLKLSLLENKISRALAFFMNIHARFLFETRFYEARKKKSLSAEELNALMEEAQREAYGNQLSEYSPSFWASKLHFHITHVPFYNFPYTFGYLFSLGIYKQATDVGGSFEQAYISLLEDTASMTVEDLAQKHLQADLTDSDFWQQAIDVVLKDVEEFIRLSEEV
- a CDS encoding amidohydrolase family protein, which translates into the protein MKVIDAHLHFSNIQSFKDTAKDLADISYNAEGLLKEYKDANVVLGIGMGVVETSPGEFPDRSAQALMGLDLETRPKQIMCCIGINPFLFTEKSLVELEEELQKDWVVGIKIYLGYYPYYAYDEVYQPVYRLAKQYDIPVVYHTGDTYAEKGLLKYSHPLSIDEVAVEHRDVRFMMAHFGDPWCLTAAELIYKNRNVFADLSGLIVGTGERVGRHFDRDNRYFDHLRQALVYCDSYDRLLFGTDWPLVQVKPYMEWLADMIPESFHEDFFYHTATRVFPKINKFL
- a CDS encoding chromate transporter, with protein sequence MNWKLQKDLFIAFFRSTLLGYGGGPSTIPLVHDEVVKRYKWMDDEEFADILAIGNTLPGPIATKMSGYIGYRLGGWVGMLNALLATIIPTVVMLIVLISILTSFSESPIVQGMTQAVTPVVGVMLLVMTYTFTKQSGKSLGWIGTIVLAVVSLIGMQFLGIHPAIIIVVLIAYALFKPTKKEKEQQTG